In a genomic window of Salegentibacter salegens:
- a CDS encoding polyribonucleotide nucleotidyltransferase has translation MIPQTFKEVIDLGDGREISIETGKLAKQAHGSVVVQMGDAMLLCTVVSSYKESTMDFFPLTVDYREKFAAAGRYPGGFFKREARPSDGEVLTMRIVDRVLRPLFPSDYRTETQVMIQLMSHDEDVMPDALAGLAASAAIQLSDIPFETAISEARVGRVNGEFVINPSRSQLQESDIDMIIGASSDSVMMVEGEMKEISEEEMAEAIQFAHEHIKKQVEAQLRLAEAFGKKPVREYAVTAENEDFEKRVHDAAYQKIYDIAKGGHSKRDRSEAFSKVKEEVLALFSEEELEESEKQIKKYYSKTEKEAVRELTLAEGLRLDGRKTDEIRPIWCETDYLPSVHGSAIFTRGETQALATVTLGTSREASTIDMPTHQGEETFYLHYNFPPFCTGEAYPIRGTSRREIGHGNLAQRALKGMIPENNPYTVRIVSEVLESNGSSSMATVCAGTMAMMDAGIKMTKPVSGIAMGLISDGERHAVLSDILGDEDHLGDMDFKVTGTADGITACQMDIKVKGLPYEILVKALKQARAGRLHILEKLTDTIAEPNENVKAHAPKIITRRIPNEFIGALIGPGGKVIQELQKTTGCEIVINEDPVTEEGIVEILGTKQEGIDKVLAKIESITFKPEKGSVYEVKVIKVLDFGAVVEYLDAPGNEVLLHISELAWERTDNVTDIVNLGDVIDVKYFGVDPKTRKEKVSRKALLEKPEGYQPRPPRDNDRNDRGRDNRGSRDNRGRDDRRGRDNRDRKDND, from the coding sequence ATGATTCCACAAACATTTAAAGAGGTTATCGATTTAGGAGATGGAAGAGAAATCTCTATCGAAACCGGAAAATTAGCAAAACAGGCCCACGGGTCGGTTGTTGTTCAAATGGGCGACGCTATGTTGCTTTGTACTGTAGTGTCTTCTTATAAAGAAAGCACGATGGATTTCTTTCCATTAACAGTAGATTACAGAGAAAAATTCGCCGCAGCAGGACGTTATCCTGGAGGTTTCTTCAAAAGAGAAGCAAGACCTAGTGATGGTGAAGTTTTAACGATGAGAATTGTAGACCGTGTATTGCGTCCGCTTTTCCCATCAGACTACAGAACTGAGACTCAGGTAATGATCCAGTTAATGTCTCACGACGAAGATGTTATGCCAGATGCTTTGGCAGGACTTGCCGCATCAGCAGCAATTCAACTTTCAGACATTCCTTTTGAAACCGCTATTTCTGAAGCCCGTGTAGGTAGAGTAAATGGTGAATTCGTGATTAACCCAAGCCGCAGCCAGCTGCAAGAGTCAGACATCGATATGATTATTGGTGCTTCTTCAGATTCTGTGATGATGGTAGAAGGTGAAATGAAAGAAATTTCAGAAGAAGAAATGGCAGAAGCCATTCAGTTTGCTCACGAACACATCAAAAAGCAAGTTGAAGCGCAATTGCGTTTAGCGGAAGCTTTTGGTAAAAAACCGGTAAGAGAATATGCCGTTACTGCAGAAAACGAAGACTTTGAGAAAAGAGTTCACGATGCAGCTTATCAAAAAATATATGATATCGCTAAAGGTGGTCACAGCAAAAGAGACCGTAGCGAAGCATTTTCAAAAGTAAAAGAAGAAGTTTTAGCTTTATTTTCTGAAGAAGAATTAGAAGAAAGCGAAAAACAGATCAAAAAATATTACAGCAAAACCGAAAAAGAAGCGGTAAGAGAACTTACCCTTGCTGAAGGTTTGCGATTAGACGGTAGAAAAACCGACGAAATTAGACCAATTTGGTGTGAAACCGACTATTTACCATCGGTACACGGTTCGGCTATTTTCACTCGTGGGGAAACTCAGGCTTTGGCAACTGTAACTCTGGGAACTTCCAGAGAAGCAAGCACCATAGATATGCCAACTCACCAGGGCGAAGAAACTTTCTATTTACATTACAATTTCCCTCCATTTTGTACAGGAGAAGCTTACCCGATTAGAGGTACTTCAAGACGTGAAATTGGACATGGAAATCTTGCACAACGTGCATTAAAAGGAATGATTCCTGAAAACAATCCTTACACAGTTCGTATTGTTTCTGAAGTATTAGAATCTAACGGTTCTTCTTCTATGGCTACGGTATGCGCCGGAACTATGGCAATGATGGATGCAGGTATTAAAATGACAAAACCGGTTTCCGGGATCGCAATGGGATTAATTTCTGATGGAGAGCGTCACGCTGTACTTTCAGATATTCTTGGAGATGAAGATCACCTTGGAGATATGGACTTTAAAGTAACCGGAACGGCTGATGGTATTACCGCCTGCCAAATGGATATTAAAGTAAAAGGACTTCCTTACGAGATTTTAGTGAAAGCGCTAAAACAAGCTCGTGCAGGAAGACTTCATATTCTTGAAAAACTTACTGACACTATTGCTGAGCCAAACGAAAATGTAAAAGCTCACGCTCCAAAAATCATCACCAGAAGAATTCCTAACGAATTTATTGGTGCATTGATCGGACCTGGAGGAAAAGTAATTCAGGAACTTCAAAAAACAACAGGGTGCGAAATAGTAATCAACGAAGATCCTGTAACCGAAGAAGGTATTGTTGAAATCCTTGGAACGAAACAAGAAGGAATTGATAAGGTTCTTGCAAAAATAGAATCTATTACCTTTAAGCCTGAAAAAGGAAGTGTTTACGAAGTAAAAGTAATCAAGGTACTTGACTTTGGTGCTGTAGTAGAATATCTTGATGCTCCTGGTAACGAGGTTTTATTGCACATTTCTGAACTGGCCTGGGAACGTACAGATAATGTTACCGATATTGTGAATCTTGGTGATGTTATAGATGTAAAATACTTTGGTGTAGACCCTAAAACCCGTAAGGAAAAAGTTTCAAGAAAAGCTTTACTTGAAAAACCTGAAGGTTACCAGCCAAGACCACCAAGAGACAACGATCGTAACGACAGAGGTCGTGACAATCGTGGTTCTCGAGACAATCGTGGCCGTGATGACCGCAGAGGCAGAGACAACAGAGATCGTAAAGATAACGACTAA
- a CDS encoding sigma-70 family RNA polymerase sigma factor, with protein sequence MRQLKITKQVTNRETASLDKYLQEIGKVDLITADEEVELAQRIKAGDDRALEKLTKANLRFVVSVAKQYQNQGLTLPDLINEGNLGLIKAAKRFDETRGFKFISYAVWWIRQSILQALAEQSRIVRLPLNKIGSINKINKTFAFLEQSHERPPSAEEIAKELDMTINDVKESMKNSGRHVSMDAPLVEGEDSNLYDVLRSGESPNPDKELLHESLRTEIERALETLTPREADVIRLYFGLGDQHPMTLEEIGETFDLTRERVRQIKEKAIRRLKHTSRSKILKTYLG encoded by the coding sequence ATGAGACAACTTAAGATTACGAAGCAGGTAACAAACCGTGAGACTGCTTCGTTAGACAAGTATTTGCAAGAAATTGGTAAAGTTGATTTAATTACTGCCGATGAAGAGGTAGAATTAGCACAACGAATTAAAGCGGGTGATGACCGCGCTTTGGAAAAATTAACTAAAGCGAATTTACGTTTTGTGGTGTCGGTAGCAAAACAATATCAAAATCAGGGGTTAACCCTACCCGACCTTATTAACGAAGGAAATTTAGGATTAATTAAAGCTGCGAAACGTTTTGATGAAACGCGTGGTTTTAAATTTATCTCCTATGCTGTATGGTGGATTCGCCAGTCTATACTTCAGGCATTGGCCGAGCAATCACGTATTGTTCGTTTACCATTGAATAAAATTGGATCTATTAATAAGATCAACAAAACTTTTGCTTTCTTAGAACAATCTCACGAGCGCCCACCAAGTGCTGAAGAAATTGCGAAAGAACTGGACATGACCATTAACGACGTTAAGGAATCTATGAAGAATTCTGGTCGTCACGTCTCTATGGATGCTCCTTTGGTAGAAGGTGAAGATTCTAACCTTTACGATGTATTACGTTCCGGGGAATCTCCAAATCCTGACAAGGAACTTTTACACGAGTCTTTAAGAACTGAAATTGAGCGTGCTTTAGAAACTCTAACTCCTCGTGAAGCAGATGTTATTCGTTTGTACTTTGGTCTTGGAGACCAGCACCCAATGACACTTGAAGAAATTGGTGAAACTTTTGATCTTACAAGAGAAAGAGTTAGACAAATTAAAGAAAAAGCAATTAGAAGGTTGAAACACACCTCTAGAAGTAAGATCCTGAAAACTTATTTAGGATAA
- a CDS encoding phytoene desaturase family protein: MPLSYDAIIIGSGSNGISAAIYLQQKGLKTAIFEQAATPGGSTRTQELTLPGFKHDVGSAILPMGFGSPFLRSLPLEKHGLEWIFPEIPYAHPFADGTAHACYTDLRKTADQLGNDESSYLKLFDPLVKNWGKIENDLLGPLGIPDHPLDFMKFGMKALPSAKMLAKHYFKNEKSRIFFYGSAAHSTLPLDNLASASFGLVLNTMAHKYNWPFPKGGAQNFINSMMSYYTSIGGELQLEKNITQLRELPESKTYLFDLTPKQLLKIKETDFSNLYRKRMNSFKYGAGVFKIDWALNKPIPFTNEKCRKAGTVHIGFSEEEMETSEQSIHQNNMTQAPYVLVAQHSIFDISRAPAGKHTAWAYCHVPNGSNEDFSKIIEDQIERAAPGFKNCILKKSTMNSVQLNAFNPNIIGGDINGGKQDITQLFTRPIAKISPYSTSNPKIYICSSSTPPGGGVHGMCGFNAARTVIKDHF, from the coding sequence ATGCCTTTAAGCTACGATGCTATAATTATTGGAAGCGGCTCTAACGGAATTTCGGCAGCAATATATTTGCAGCAAAAAGGCCTGAAAACTGCCATTTTTGAACAAGCAGCTACTCCCGGAGGATCCACCCGAACCCAGGAATTAACTTTACCAGGATTTAAGCACGATGTGGGCTCAGCCATTTTACCTATGGGTTTTGGTTCTCCATTTTTAAGAAGTCTACCTCTTGAGAAACATGGATTGGAATGGATATTTCCTGAAATTCCATACGCTCATCCTTTTGCTGACGGCACCGCACACGCCTGTTATACCGATCTAAGAAAAACAGCAGACCAATTGGGCAATGATGAATCTTCCTATCTCAAATTATTTGATCCCCTGGTTAAAAATTGGGGAAAAATAGAAAATGATCTTCTGGGACCTTTAGGAATTCCCGATCATCCGCTGGATTTTATGAAATTTGGAATGAAGGCATTGCCCTCGGCTAAAATGTTGGCAAAACATTATTTCAAAAATGAAAAATCAAGAATATTCTTTTACGGTTCTGCCGCACATTCCACCTTACCACTGGATAACCTGGCTTCAGCCTCTTTTGGACTTGTACTAAATACCATGGCGCATAAATATAACTGGCCATTCCCAAAAGGTGGGGCTCAAAATTTTATAAATAGTATGATGAGCTACTATACTTCTATTGGCGGCGAATTACAACTTGAAAAAAATATAACCCAGCTTAGGGAACTTCCGGAGTCTAAAACATATTTATTCGATTTAACTCCGAAGCAATTATTAAAAATAAAGGAAACAGATTTTTCTAATCTTTATCGTAAAAGAATGAACTCTTTTAAATACGGGGCGGGAGTTTTTAAAATAGATTGGGCACTTAATAAACCTATTCCTTTTACCAATGAAAAATGCCGAAAAGCAGGTACGGTGCACATAGGATTTTCAGAAGAAGAAATGGAGACTTCAGAACAAAGTATTCATCAAAATAATATGACACAAGCTCCCTACGTATTGGTGGCCCAGCATAGTATTTTTGATATTTCAAGAGCTCCAGCTGGAAAACATACGGCCTGGGCTTATTGCCACGTGCCAAACGGCAGTAACGAAGATTTTTCTAAAATAATTGAAGATCAAATTGAGCGTGCTGCTCCCGGTTTTAAAAATTGTATTTTAAAGAAATCTACTATGAATTCGGTACAGTTGAACGCCTTTAATCCAAATATTATTGGAGGTGATATTAACGGTGGGAAACAGGATATTACCCAACTTTTTACCCGGCCAATTGCAAAAATATCTCCTTACTCTACTTCTAATCCAAAGATTTATATTTGTTCTTCCTCTACTCCACCAGGAGGCGGCGTGCACGGCATGTGCGGTTTTAATGCAGCCCGCACAGTAATAAAAGATCATTTTTAG
- a CDS encoding BLUF domain-containing protein yields the protein MRYAISYVSTANPALSETEIQEALDFSKNWNNNHNITGILLYSQGNFFQVLEGEEQILEDLFSRIKADERHHNVISIFQKKIPNIQFNGYEADFISLDDRYNDENFDTYLTQISLLNPAIQSSVKYILNKFTEGIK from the coding sequence ATGCGCTACGCTATAAGTTATGTAAGTACGGCTAATCCGGCACTTTCAGAAACTGAAATTCAGGAAGCTTTAGATTTTAGTAAAAACTGGAATAATAATCACAATATTACCGGTATTCTTTTATATTCTCAGGGTAATTTTTTCCAGGTTCTTGAAGGGGAAGAGCAAATTCTAGAAGATCTGTTTAGTAGAATAAAAGCTGATGAACGCCATCACAATGTTATCAGCATTTTTCAGAAGAAAATTCCAAATATTCAGTTTAATGGTTACGAAGCCGATTTTATTTCTTTAGACGACAGGTATAATGACGAAAATTTTGACACCTATCTCACACAAATAAGTCTGTTAAATCCTGCAATTCAAAGCTCCGTAAAGTACATCTTAAATAAATTTACAGAAGGCATCAAATAA
- the rpe gene encoding ribulose-phosphate 3-epimerase yields the protein MTTKLIAPSILAADFGNLQRDIEMVNKSEADWFHIDIMDGVFVPNISYGMPVLQAITKHAEKTIDVHLMIVDPDRYIKEFAKLGADNLTVHYEACTHLHRTLQAIKAEGMQAGVAINPHTSVDLLKDVIQDIDIVCIMSVNPGFGGQSFIENTYYKIQRLKELIVTHNASTLIEIDGGVTNENASQLIKAGADVLVAGSYVFKAEDQLETIKDLRQLANS from the coding sequence ATGACAACAAAACTTATTGCCCCATCTATTCTTGCTGCCGATTTTGGGAATCTTCAGCGTGATATTGAAATGGTAAACAAAAGTGAAGCCGACTGGTTTCATATAGATATTATGGACGGCGTTTTTGTTCCGAATATTTCATACGGAATGCCCGTTCTCCAAGCTATTACCAAACACGCCGAAAAAACTATTGATGTTCACCTTATGATCGTAGATCCCGATAGGTACATTAAGGAATTTGCGAAACTGGGAGCCGATAATCTTACTGTACATTACGAAGCCTGCACCCATTTACACCGAACGCTACAGGCAATAAAAGCTGAAGGTATGCAAGCGGGAGTAGCAATAAATCCGCATACAAGTGTAGATTTATTGAAAGATGTGATACAGGATATCGACATAGTATGTATAATGAGCGTAAACCCTGGATTTGGCGGACAAAGTTTTATAGAGAACACCTACTATAAAATTCAGCGATTAAAAGAGCTTATTGTAACCCACAATGCTTCTACTTTAATTGAAATTGATGGAGGAGTAACTAATGAAAATGCTTCTCAACTCATAAAAGCCGGGGCCGATGTTTTGGTGGCCGGGAGTTATGTTTTTAAAGCTGAAGACCAACTGGAAACCATAAAAGACTTAAGACAACTTGCAAACTCCTAA
- a CDS encoding YpdA family putative bacillithiol disulfide reductase has translation MQTPKNTYDVIIIGGGPIGIACALEAEKKNLSYLILEKGCLVNSLYHYPTNMTFFSTSEKLELNGIPFISNNPKPRKAEALEYYRRITTSNELNINLFEKVTEVASKENLHSITTTKNNYTAKNVVVATGFYDIPNYLNIPGEDLPKVAHYYGDPHYYATLKTIVVGASNSAVDAALEIFRKGGEVTMIVRQEEIGRRVKYWVRPDIDNRIKEGSIKAIFNANLKEIRENEVVIETPDGEQTLENDFVLMLTGYRPNFEFLKKMGIKLSGDGRKIPQYDEETMETNVKGIYLAGVICGGVETHKWFIENSRVHAKMIMEDLAKKAKA, from the coding sequence TTGCAAACTCCTAAGAATACTTACGATGTTATAATTATTGGCGGCGGCCCAATTGGTATTGCCTGCGCGCTGGAAGCCGAAAAGAAAAACCTTTCTTATCTTATCCTGGAAAAAGGCTGCCTGGTAAACTCGTTGTACCACTACCCTACCAATATGACATTCTTTTCGACTTCAGAAAAACTGGAGTTGAATGGTATTCCGTTTATCAGTAATAATCCAAAGCCCCGAAAGGCCGAAGCTTTAGAATATTACCGCCGAATAACGACTTCTAATGAACTTAATATCAATCTATTTGAAAAGGTTACAGAAGTAGCATCTAAAGAAAACCTGCATAGTATAACTACTACAAAGAATAATTACACGGCAAAAAATGTGGTGGTTGCAACAGGATTTTACGATATCCCAAATTATCTAAATATTCCCGGGGAAGATTTACCAAAAGTGGCCCATTATTATGGAGATCCCCACTATTATGCTACCCTAAAAACCATTGTAGTGGGAGCCAGTAATTCGGCTGTAGACGCTGCTTTAGAGATATTTAGAAAAGGTGGCGAAGTCACCATGATCGTTAGACAGGAAGAAATTGGCAGAAGGGTGAAATACTGGGTACGCCCCGATATTGACAACCGAATTAAAGAAGGAAGTATCAAAGCAATTTTCAATGCTAATTTGAAAGAAATCAGGGAGAACGAGGTGGTTATTGAAACTCCCGATGGCGAACAAACTCTGGAAAACGATTTTGTACTGATGCTCACCGGTTATCGTCCAAACTTTGAATTTCTAAAAAAAATGGGCATTAAATTATCTGGTGATGGAAGAAAAATTCCGCAGTATGATGAGGAAACCATGGAAACCAATGTAAAAGGAATTTACCTGGCCGGGGTAATTTGCGGTGGCGTAGAAACCCATAAATGGTTTATAGAAAACTCAAGGGTACATGCCAAAATGATTATGGAAGATTTAGCGAAAAAAGCAAAAGCCTAA
- a CDS encoding DUF488 domain-containing protein: MNIAIDRIYENKEASDNIRILVDRLWPRGISKEDAHLDFWHKQWAPSDDLRKKFHENKISWDEFSKNYKTELNENKHHILSDLEDLDKRKSLTLLYGYKDKTQNHAVLLKEFLDNL; the protein is encoded by the coding sequence ATGAATATAGCTATAGATAGGATTTACGAGAATAAAGAAGCTTCAGATAATATCCGGATTTTAGTGGATAGGCTTTGGCCGCGAGGAATTTCTAAAGAAGATGCGCATTTAGATTTTTGGCATAAGCAATGGGCACCGAGCGATGATTTAAGAAAGAAATTTCACGAAAATAAAATTTCCTGGGATGAATTTAGCAAAAACTACAAGACAGAATTAAATGAAAATAAACATCATATTTTAAGCGATTTGGAAGATCTGGACAAAAGAAAAAGCCTCACACTTTTATACGGATATAAAGATAAAACCCAAAATCATGCAGTACTGCTAAAAGAGTTTCTAGACAATCTTTAA
- a CDS encoding LLM class flavin-dependent oxidoreductase, translated as MSLNISEIPYSILELATVAKDSSVKETFDQSLDLAQNAEKMGYTRFWLAEHHNMVSIASSATSVLIGHIAGGTKTIKVGSGGIMLPNHSPLIVAEQFGTLGTLYPNRIDLGLGRAPGTDQVTAQAIRSDRMKSVFKFPEEVKEIQKYFSVENAQAQVRAAVAEGVEVPIYILGSSTDSAHLAAEQGLPYVFASHFAPAQLHQALSIYHNNFKPSKFLEKPYTVAGVNIIAADTTTKAEKISTSLIKMMLGVMSGNIDYMQPPVDFTNEHREILAHPGFQRMLQYAFIGDPETIKTKTEAFLKETGVNEIMAVSHIYDHQDRLKSFEIFSEIMKGNF; from the coding sequence ATGTCTTTAAATATAAGTGAGATTCCCTACTCTATTCTAGAATTAGCTACGGTAGCTAAAGATTCCAGTGTAAAAGAAACTTTTGACCAAAGTCTTGATCTGGCTCAAAACGCAGAAAAAATGGGCTATACCCGTTTCTGGTTGGCAGAGCATCATAATATGGTGAGTATTGCCAGTTCAGCCACATCGGTACTTATAGGGCATATTGCAGGCGGAACAAAAACAATTAAAGTAGGTTCCGGCGGAATTATGCTTCCAAACCATTCACCTCTAATCGTTGCTGAACAATTTGGAACCCTTGGAACGCTTTATCCAAACAGGATAGACCTGGGACTGGGAAGAGCGCCCGGAACAGATCAGGTTACCGCTCAGGCTATCCGTTCTGACCGCATGAAATCGGTTTTTAAATTCCCTGAGGAAGTAAAAGAAATTCAGAAATATTTTTCAGTTGAAAACGCTCAGGCACAAGTAAGGGCCGCGGTAGCTGAAGGAGTAGAAGTACCAATTTATATTCTGGGTTCAAGTACAGATAGTGCACATCTTGCCGCCGAACAAGGTTTACCTTATGTTTTTGCCAGCCATTTTGCTCCCGCACAATTGCACCAGGCCCTTAGTATTTATCACAATAATTTTAAACCTTCAAAATTTCTTGAAAAACCTTACACCGTGGCCGGCGTAAATATAATTGCTGCCGATACTACAACTAAAGCTGAAAAAATCTCTACTTCGCTTATTAAAATGATGCTGGGCGTAATGAGCGGAAATATTGATTACATGCAACCACCGGTAGATTTCACTAATGAACACAGGGAAATTCTTGCTCATCCCGGCTTTCAGCGTATGCTTCAATATGCATTTATTGGGGATCCTGAAACGATAAAAACCAAAACTGAAGCGTTTCTAAAAGAAACCGGTGTAAATGAAATTATGGCTGTTTCCCATATTTATGATCACCAGGATAGGCTGAAGTCTTTCGAAATATTTTCAGAAATAATGAAAGGGAATTTTTAA
- the moaCB gene encoding bifunctional molybdenum cofactor biosynthesis protein MoaC/MoaB, translating into MVNITQKSNSLRKAIAQAVVKVSSPDTIKAVVEKTVPKGDVFEMAKTAGLFAAKRTSDMIPDCHPLPVEYTNITYNIENLEIYINVEVHTIYKTGVEVEAMHAASVVALTMYDMLKPIDKGISIEKIKLLEKKGGKTDYRKVVEDNQITATVIVCSDSISAGEKQDKAGKVIMEKLKAYQVAVEDYQIIPDEKERIQKLVKEKSEKKVSLVILTGGTGLSPRDVTPEAIRPLLERPIPGIEEAIRAYGQDRTPYSMLSRSVSGLIGNTLVLALPGSTKGAEESMDAVFPAIMHIFRVMAAFKHD; encoded by the coding sequence ATGGTAAACATCACTCAAAAAAGTAATAGCCTTCGCAAAGCTATAGCGCAAGCTGTGGTTAAGGTAAGCAGCCCTGACACTATTAAGGCCGTAGTAGAGAAAACAGTGCCCAAGGGAGATGTTTTTGAAATGGCGAAAACAGCGGGTCTTTTTGCTGCAAAGCGCACCAGCGATATGATTCCCGATTGCCATCCTTTACCGGTTGAGTATACAAATATTACCTACAATATTGAAAACCTTGAGATTTATATTAATGTTGAGGTACATACCATTTATAAAACAGGCGTTGAGGTAGAGGCGATGCATGCAGCTTCTGTAGTTGCCCTCACGATGTACGATATGCTAAAACCAATAGATAAAGGGATAAGCATTGAAAAAATAAAGCTACTGGAGAAAAAAGGAGGAAAAACAGATTATCGAAAGGTAGTAGAGGATAATCAAATTACTGCTACGGTTATTGTTTGTTCCGATTCTATTTCGGCGGGAGAGAAGCAGGATAAGGCAGGTAAGGTAATCATGGAAAAGTTGAAAGCTTACCAGGTTGCTGTAGAAGATTACCAAATTATTCCCGATGAAAAAGAAAGAATTCAAAAGCTTGTAAAAGAAAAAAGTGAGAAAAAAGTGAGTCTGGTGATCCTAACCGGTGGTACCGGCCTATCCCCGCGGGATGTAACCCCAGAAGCTATTCGGCCTTTACTGGAGCGTCCTATTCCTGGTATTGAAGAGGCCATAAGGGCTTACGGGCAGGACAGGACGCCTTATTCTATGCTTTCACGCTCTGTCTCGGGCTTAATTGGCAACACCCTTGTACTCGCCTTACCTGGATCTACCAAGGGTGCTGAGGAATCTATGGATGCTGTTTTTCCCGCTATTATGCATATTTTTAGGGTGATGGCAGCTTTTAAACACGATTAG
- a CDS encoding molybdenum cofactor biosynthesis protein MoaE has protein sequence MTRKPKNIFVEGPISSEKIARSIQNHSSKTNIGAHSIFLGQVRADEKEGSTVSAIEYTAYEEMALQKAFEIREAIFEKYNLTCMHIYHSLGEVKTGEICLFVFTSSKHRKMAIDACEELVERIKNELPVWGKELLENRDENWKVNT, from the coding sequence ATGACACGTAAACCTAAAAATATATTTGTAGAAGGACCTATTTCTTCAGAAAAGATAGCCAGGTCTATTCAAAATCACAGCAGCAAAACCAATATAGGTGCGCATTCTATTTTCCTGGGACAGGTGCGGGCCGATGAGAAGGAGGGCAGCACGGTAAGCGCTATAGAATATACAGCTTATGAGGAGATGGCTCTTCAAAAAGCATTTGAAATAAGAGAAGCCATTTTTGAGAAATATAATCTTACCTGTATGCATATTTATCACAGCCTGGGAGAAGTAAAAACCGGGGAAATATGCCTGTTTGTATTTACCTCTTCCAAACACAGAAAAATGGCTATAGATGCTTGTGAAGAACTGGTAGAAAGAATTAAGAATGAGTTACCGGTTTGGGGGAAGGAGCTTCTGGAGAACAGGGACGAAAACTGGAAAGTGAATACTTAG
- a CDS encoding HesA/MoeB/ThiF family protein translates to MNRFSRQTILPDFGAEGQQKLSQARVLVVGAGGLGCPALLHLAAAGVGTIGIVDGDIISESNLNRQTLFGHQHIGRPKASTAAEILKEKYPDLKFEIFSDFLNTNNALEIISQFDLIVDGTDNFGTRYLVNDVCVLLEKPLVMGAIYKYEGQLMIFNYGPAALNYRDVYPNPPGENQIPNCAETGVLGVLPGIIGTLQASEVIKILSGVGKVLSEKILFFNLKNSSFYEVAIQPNLKGRKNLPDSEDDFRSRDYKINCGIAEHINWEKALDWTFNMNNSVLVDIRETGEKPLLKKDYLRNMPQGELRENPELLSAYENILLVCASGQRSAQLATELKQQFPEKKIFSVEGGILHPSSPLNSNKNDT, encoded by the coding sequence ATGAATAGATTTTCACGCCAAACCATATTACCCGATTTTGGAGCAGAGGGCCAGCAAAAACTCTCCCAGGCCCGCGTTCTTGTTGTAGGAGCAGGTGGCTTAGGTTGTCCTGCTTTGTTACACCTTGCTGCGGCTGGTGTGGGAACAATTGGGATAGTTGATGGCGATATTATAAGTGAGTCTAACCTTAACAGGCAAACGCTTTTTGGTCATCAACATATAGGCAGGCCTAAAGCCTCTACTGCTGCCGAAATTCTAAAAGAGAAATATCCGGATCTAAAATTTGAAATTTTTTCAGATTTTCTGAATACTAATAATGCCCTGGAAATAATTTCACAATTTGATTTAATAGTAGATGGGACCGATAATTTTGGAACCCGCTATCTTGTTAATGATGTCTGTGTTTTACTTGAAAAACCCCTGGTAATGGGTGCTATTTATAAATATGAAGGACAATTAATGATTTTCAATTATGGACCTGCTGCTCTAAATTATCGCGATGTTTATCCAAATCCGCCCGGTGAGAATCAAATTCCCAACTGTGCTGAAACCGGGGTTTTAGGGGTGCTTCCTGGAATTATTGGTACACTGCAAGCTTCAGAAGTAATAAAAATTTTATCTGGAGTGGGAAAAGTGCTTTCAGAAAAAATACTTTTCTTTAATCTTAAAAATTCATCATTTTACGAAGTAGCCATACAGCCTAATCTCAAAGGCAGGAAAAATCTTCCTGATTCTGAAGATGATTTCCGTAGCAGGGATTATAAAATTAACTGTGGAATTGCAGAGCATATAAACTGGGAAAAAGCTCTGGACTGGACATTTAATATGAATAACAGTGTGCTGGTTGATATTAGGGAGACCGGAGAAAAACCATTATTAAAGAAAGATTATTTGCGCAATATGCCCCAGGGTGAATTAAGAGAGAATCCTGAATTACTTTCAGCATATGAAAATATTCTTTTAGTTTGTGCCTCAGGGCAACGCAGTGCGCAATTGGCAACGGAATTGAAACAGCAATTTCCTGAAAAGAAAATATTTTCAGTAGAAGGAGGGATTTTACATCCTTCTTCACCTTTAAATTCGAACAAAAATGACACGTAA